From Bacteroidales bacterium, one genomic window encodes:
- a CDS encoding energy transducer TonB yields the protein MKTKIITTAIILLMSVTAIFAKNPDSVTMMQQTIKSQISYPVEFIQQQIQGSVFIEFTIKEDGKIEILNCNAFSGDLMVYVVEKLSSLTLEPSPEMYGEKYLMRFDFKLE from the coding sequence ATGAAAACAAAAATTATAACCACAGCAATTATATTGTTGATGTCAGTAACAGCAATATTCGCAAAGAATCCTGATTCAGTTACAATGATGCAGCAAACCATAAAAAGTCAAATATCTTATCCTGTAGAATTTATTCAGCAACAAATTCAGGGAAGTGTATTTATTGAATTTACAATAAAAGAAGACGGGAAGATTGAAATTTTAAATTGCAATGCATTTAGTGGCGACCTGATGGTGTACGTAGTTGAAAAACTATCTTCTTTAACACTTGAACCCAGTCCCGAAATGTACGGTGAAAAATACCTGATGCGTTTCGATTTCAAACTGGAATAA
- a CDS encoding energy transducer TonB, with amino-acid sequence MKKRIIISLISLMIISATGSFANTTATIDSPSKVEKLLKKTITFPEFAKQEKIEGVVLVSFTVNNDGTLKINLTNESSETLKKYVIEKIKSIKLLPGNREQGKTYNVKFEFKYEK; translated from the coding sequence ATGAAAAAAAGAATAATAATATCACTGATAAGCCTTATGATAATAAGTGCTACAGGCAGCTTCGCAAATACAACAGCAACCATTGACAGTCCTTCCAAAGTTGAAAAACTTTTAAAGAAAACCATCACCTTCCCTGAGTTTGCAAAGCAGGAAAAAATAGAAGGCGTTGTTTTGGTAAGCTTCACAGTCAATAACGACGGTACATTGAAGATTAACCTCACAAATGAAAGCAGCGAAACATTAAAAAAATATGTAATAGAAAAAATAAAATCAATAAAACTTTTACCCGGAAACAGGGAGCAAGGCAAAACTTATAATGTAAAATTTGAATTCAAGTACGAAAAATAA
- a CDS encoding histidine kinase: MKKRAIILSHITFWILATVVQILPILTWDNLTEIKDSLIEEFFMTILCMLFFYGSYFYITRILIKKRFFLFLLIFFSSLFLFTLLIMKFYPPLLFMFISPVEDINYTRWFFSLISYIFVFGLWGTMFRITINWFIEKQKEKELEKQNIFSELGMLRSQINPHFLFNTLNNINSFIYREPDKTSFGIAKLTDIMRYMLYDANAEKVKLTDEINYIKNYIDLQKLRIKESDYVHFDIIGNTENVMIPPMLLIPFVENAFKHGRKNMEGVGIFIKLFTDGKKINFEVKNFLLNTTQPFEKNGGFGLKNIRRRLELIYGSEHQLTCNEQNDMFIVTLNIDKI; the protein is encoded by the coding sequence ATGAAAAAAAGAGCTATTATATTATCGCATATCACTTTCTGGATTTTAGCCACCGTGGTTCAAATCCTTCCAATACTTACATGGGATAATCTAACTGAAATAAAGGATTCACTTATTGAAGAATTTTTTATGACCATTTTGTGCATGCTGTTTTTTTACGGAAGTTATTTTTATATCACACGTATACTTATAAAGAAAAGATTTTTTTTATTTCTACTTATATTCTTCTCTTCTCTTTTCCTTTTCACATTATTGATAATGAAATTCTATCCGCCTTTATTGTTTATGTTCATCAGTCCTGTTGAAGACATAAACTACACGCGATGGTTTTTCAGTCTTATCAGTTATATTTTTGTTTTTGGTTTATGGGGAACCATGTTTCGCATAACGATCAACTGGTTTATTGAAAAACAAAAAGAAAAAGAACTGGAAAAGCAAAATATATTTAGTGAACTGGGAATGCTGCGTTCGCAGATCAATCCGCATTTTCTGTTCAACACGCTGAATAATATCAATTCATTTATTTATCGCGAACCCGATAAAACATCTTTTGGAATTGCAAAGCTGACCGACATTATGCGCTACATGCTTTATGACGCCAATGCTGAAAAAGTAAAACTTACCGACGAAATAAATTATATAAAAAATTATATTGACTTACAAAAACTAAGGATTAAAGAATCCGATTATGTTCATTTCGATATTATTGGAAATACAGAAAATGTAATGATCCCGCCAATGCTGCTAATCCCTTTTGTTGAAAATGCCTTTAAACACGGAAGAAAAAATATGGAAGGAGTTGGAATATTTATCAAACTTTTTACTGACGGGAAAAAAATAAATTTCGAGGTTAAAAATTTTCTTTTAAATACAACTCAACCATTTGAAAAAAATGGAGGTTTCGGGCTGAAAAATATACGGCGAAGATTAGAATTGATTTATGGTTCGGAACACCAATTAACATGCAATGAACAAAATGATATGTTCATAGTAACATTGAATATTGATAAAATTTAA
- a CDS encoding histidine kinase, whose protein sequence is MKRKYVVMIHLLFWLLYTTVTTIPYTIGNISDEETRNIIIRLMISKLFLVIVFYVYYFFIGPQLIFRNRIFLFIILAVVFDVSYALLMANIILPIYHWVLGPDCGKTTFNSIFFSSVWYHFIYAVYGTLFRFTIDWFRKEQKRRELETQKVNAELAFLRSQINPKFLFYTLGELDNILKINPARTSEGIIKLSEIMRYMLYDAATSKIPLELEVSHIQNYITLQELISGKKGMVKFTIDGNIKDRNIPPLLFIHFIENAIKHGKKDNHFPAIIINLTVNDELIFFETQNFIEGNSNYNEMQEGQSMKNIRRRMDLLFGKKYTLDIKQESEIFNVKMIINKPWQS, encoded by the coding sequence ATGAAACGGAAATACGTAGTAATGATACATCTTTTATTCTGGTTGTTGTACACCACCGTTACTACGATTCCGTATACCATAGGAAATATCAGTGATGAAGAAACCAGGAATATCATCATCAGGCTGATGATTTCAAAATTATTTCTTGTTATTGTTTTTTATGTTTACTATTTCTTTATTGGGCCACAGTTGATATTCCGGAACCGCATTTTTTTATTTATTATTCTTGCCGTAGTTTTTGATGTTTCTTATGCTTTGTTAATGGCAAATATTATTTTGCCTATATATCACTGGGTACTTGGACCGGATTGTGGCAAAACAACATTCAATTCGATTTTTTTCAGTTCTGTCTGGTATCATTTTATTTATGCTGTTTATGGAACTTTGTTTCGGTTTACTATCGACTGGTTTAGAAAAGAACAAAAACGCCGTGAACTGGAAACACAAAAAGTTAATGCAGAACTGGCTTTTTTGCGGTCGCAGATAAATCCAAAATTTTTATTTTACACTTTAGGTGAACTCGACAACATTTTAAAAATTAATCCTGCACGTACTTCCGAAGGCATTATCAAACTCTCCGAAATCATGCGTTACATGCTATATGATGCCGCAACATCAAAAATACCGCTTGAACTTGAGGTTTCGCATATACAGAATTATATCACATTACAGGAATTAATTTCGGGAAAAAAGGGAATGGTAAAATTTACTATCGACGGTAATATTAAGGACAGGAATATCCCTCCTTTGTTATTTATTCATTTCATTGAAAATGCCATCAAGCACGGGAAAAAGGATAATCATTTCCCTGCAATAATTATTAACCTGACCGTAAACGATGAACTTATATTTTTTGAAACACAAAATTTTATTGAAGGAAATTCGAACTACAATGAAATGCAAGAAGGACAAAGCATGAAGAATATACGGAGAAGGATGGATTTGCTTTTTGGTAAAAAATATACACTTGATATTAAACAGGAAAGTGAAATCTTTAATGTAAAAATGATTATCAATAAACCCTGGCAATCATAA
- a CDS encoding LytTR family DNA-binding domain-containing protein, whose amino-acid sequence MKIKCIAIDDEPPALMQMEDYISKIPFLELVKTFDNGLESLEFIKKNEIDLIFLDIQMEGFSGLQLLNVMKKKPRIILTTAYDRYAIQAFDLDVSDYLLKPISFERFLKAVEKVYDQISSSQKTAVPPVVVAEPAQEGKNYIFVKTEYRMQRVDFKDILYVEGLKEYLIIQTATGRVITLQNFKTMEEMLPSSNFVRVHKSYMVAMDKIEFVERNRIKISDKLIPIGDTYRKIFFELLDKKGI is encoded by the coding sequence ATGAAAATAAAATGTATAGCTATCGACGATGAACCTCCTGCACTGATGCAGATGGAAGATTATATTTCAAAAATTCCTTTTCTTGAATTAGTGAAAACTTTTGATAATGGATTGGAATCGCTCGAATTCATTAAAAAAAATGAGATCGACCTTATTTTCCTCGACATACAAATGGAAGGGTTTAGCGGTTTGCAATTATTAAATGTGATGAAGAAAAAACCACGTATCATCCTTACTACCGCTTACGATCGTTATGCAATACAGGCTTTCGACCTTGATGTTTCGGATTATTTGCTTAAACCCATTTCGTTCGAACGTTTCCTGAAAGCAGTTGAAAAAGTTTATGACCAAATTTCTTCTTCACAAAAAACAGCTGTCCCTCCTGTTGTTGTTGCCGAACCTGCCCAAGAAGGGAAGAACTATATTTTTGTAAAAACAGAATACCGGATGCAGCGTGTCGATTTTAAAGACATCCTTTATGTTGAAGGATTAAAGGAATATTTAATTATTCAAACAGCTACCGGACGCGTTATTACACTTCAGAATTTTAAGACCATGGAAGAAATGCTGCCTTCATCAAACTTTGTAAGGGTACATAAATCGTACATGGTGGCTATGGATAAAATAGAATTTGTGGAACGAAACCGAATTAAAATTTCTGATAAACTTATTCCTATTGGCGATACCTACCGAAAGATATTTTTTGAATTACTAGATAAGAAAGGGATTTAA